A window of the Henckelia pumila isolate YLH828 chromosome 3, ASM3356847v2, whole genome shotgun sequence genome harbors these coding sequences:
- the LOC140891369 gene encoding BTB/POZ domain-containing protein At2g13690: MPDSTARNPRGRQPPLNRGRHWCCSFVTPPLSPEKPSFSRSHSLRSHSSSSFSKKIEMPSNSPQTQQQKLPLSRWILSPGRVSPISDNPVSSCNPQKPLTRNNSLKVPLPHTDCETVSRDEVNSETFDVRLNLKGKNGGSLILELGSEVLVANSPVFADLISEYRKNQSGLCRIEVPDVENLNVFRETIGLMFEDDIQKKLLNVGVFRAIHILEVSAGIKFTRGVSHCLKYLEAVPWAEEEEEKLRQLCAKLNIDDIAAKEISERIVGINCADTQQTMTKQLIWSITNCTDNNARNELKSLVKGLLSKSSVYKKNSPDLNKNDIFTICESCIGSLTTLIEEASDTDMGQKLRTTEKHRPLLEQISQQVDNLNWLLDILLEHQMAEEFVDLWTNQRELLKMHYNMSPLIRYELSRVSAMLFIAMGARKLHCRPETRLAFLKMWFRPILLDFGWLQRCRKGLDMKALEEAMGQMILTLPLKEQYTLFMEWLPSFTKNGAECPNLSKAFEIWWRRSFIKGSGTSAIEHR; this comes from the exons ATGCCGGATTCCACGGCTCGCAATCCCCGCGGCCGCCAACCGCCGTTGAATCGGGGTCGCCACTGGTGTTGTTCCTTCGTCACACCACCCCTTAGCCCCGAAAAACCCAGCTTTTCACGCTCCCACTCCCTGCGCTCGCATTCTTCTTCATCGTTTAGTAAGAAGATAGAAATGCCTTCCAATTCCCCGCAGACCCAACAGCAAAAGCTTCCTCTTTCTCGTTGGATTTTGTCCCCGGGGAGGGTCTCCCCCATTTCCGACAACCCGGTGAGTTCTTGCAACCCTCAAAAGCCGCTTACTCGAAATAATTCCCTCAAAGTGCCACTTCCGCACACTGATTGCGAAACTGTTTCGAGAGATGAGGTCAATTCGGAAACTTTTGATGTGAGGTTGAATCTGAAGGGGAAGAATGGCGGATCCTTGATTCTGGAGCTGGGTTCTGAGGTTTTGGTCGCTAACAGCCCCGTTTTTGCCGATTTGATATCCGAGTATCGCAAGAATCAGAGTGGATTGTGTAGGATTGAGGTGCCGGATGTGGAGAATTTGAATGTGTTTCGCGAGACTATTGGACTcatgtttgaggatgatattcAAAAGAAACTCCTCAATGTCGGTGTTTTTCGTGCCATTCATATACTGGAG GTGTCAGCAGGGATCAAGTTTACCAGGGGTGTTTCTCATTGCTTGAAATACCTCGAGGCAGTACCCTGGGCGGAAGAAGAAGAGGAGAAGCTGAGGCAGTTATGTGCTAAACTAAATATTGATGACATAGCAGCAAAAGAAATTTCTGAAAGGATTGTTGGCATTAATTGTGCAGATACCCAACAAACCATGACGAAACAGCTTATTTGGTCTATAACCAACTGTACTGATAACAATGCCCGAAATGAACTAAAATCTTTGGTGAAAGGTCTCCTTTCCAAAAGCTCGGTCTACAAAAAGAACAGTCCGGATCTGAACAAGAACGACATATTTACTATTTGTGAGTCATGCATTGGGTCACTCACGACTCTGATCGAGGAGGCCTCGGATACTGATATGGGTCAAAAGTTGAGAACAACGGAAAAACATAGACCTTTGTTAGAGCAAATCTCACAACAGGTAGACAACTTAAATTGGCTTCTTGATATCCTACTCGAACACCAGATGGCTGAGGAATTCGTGGATCTTTGGACAAATCAACGAGAACTGCTCAAAATGCACTATAACATGTCTCCGTTGATTAGATATGAGCTTAGCCGTGTCTCTGCTATGCTTTTTATCGCAATGGGTGCCAGGAAACTGCATTGTCGGCCGGAAACAAGATTAGCATTTCTTAAAATGTGGTTTAGGCCAATCCTATTAGATTTCGGGTGGCTGCAGAGGTGCAGAAAGGGGCTTGACATGAAGGCATTGGAGGAAGCAATGGGTCAAATGATTCTAACTCTTCCATTGAAGGAGCAGTACACACTTTTTATGGAATGGCTTCCGAGTTTCACGAAAAACGGTGCTGAGTGCCCGAATCTTAGTAAAGCGTTTGAAATCTGGTGGCGAAGATCGTTCATTAAGGGCTCCGGAACCTCAGCTATTGAACATAGGTGA